From Nerophis lumbriciformis linkage group LG09, RoL_Nlum_v2.1, whole genome shotgun sequence, one genomic window encodes:
- the npas2 gene encoding neuronal PAS domain-containing protein 2 isoform X8: MGKSVSMDNLSDFGGPCPSSRREWDTSSCVDDLMDEDEKDRAKRASRNKSEKKRRDQFNVLIKELCTMLQGQGHPRKMDKSTILQRTIDFLQKQKDISAQNETCDVRQDWKPSFLSNEEFTQLMLEALDGFLVALTTDGNIIYVSDSVSSLIGHLPSDMVDQNILNFLPEREHGEVYKLLSSHMLMTDPIAADFLASDAHVEFCCHLARGNIDPKEPPVYEYVKFVGDFKFHNNVPTSSCNGVELTLPRSLQSSLEEQVCLIATVRLVTPQFVKDLCNADDPCDEFTSRHSLEWKFLFLDHRASPIIGYLPFEVLGTSGYDYYHVDDLELIAQCHKQLMQFGKGKSCYYRFLTKGQQWIWLRTHYYITYHQWNSKPEFIVCTHTVVSYAEVRAERRRAFGLEELSPPEIAPSSVKAQELYLDMCSTLDPPRDRNSGARSVSSHSSRKSSHTALSDSASATNSYTETCTPSWQAASIGSERTPARQAGRSKQTQQQQQQQSPSSSVFQLQQPQLGVMNQLKEQLEERTRILQADIKTQQQELHDIKEKLHLANLQMLLQQPVHNEFGQQPQQQQGPGRPSPQSQSGVIRQLPSHPKAPSCGAHSSSPHSLLRENSSPSSTQRISRSGQVQSVSLPVQTNTSLTMPFYSNPMMFSQTNTRPLHDANQRQTDNSEFNQDGQLRSMLLNQPMQTLVPTSSGSSQPSQQCNMGIPQTLYTLDQQIITPSFSMQQVNCNAVLVPSQVFTSPIMIPHNSFISHQSQSSYQAQPQASHHSLQLQQPQQFFQMTQGLVHSGSTPAFLHTANLQQQSTVGYIQQQQQPPQSQQQQPQQRQYQLSQNQNANVSDFRNMLTR; the protein is encoded by the exons GGCATCCCGAAACAAATCAGAAAAGAAGAGAAGAGACCAGTTCAATGTGCTCATCAAGGAGCTATGCACCATGCTGCAGGGCCAAGGCCATCCTCGCAAGATGGACAAGTCCACCATACTACAAAGAACCATTGACTTCTTGCAGAAACAAAAAG ACATCAGTGCACAGAATGAAACGTGTGATGTCAGACAAGACTGGAAGCCTTCATTCCTCAGCAACGAGGAGTTCACGCAGCTCATGCTAGAG GCGCTAGATGGCTTCTTGGTAGCATTAACTACGGATGGAAACATCATATACGTGTCGGACAGTGTGTCTTCCCTTATTGGACATTTGCCG TCAGATATGGTGGACCAAAATATCTTAAATTTCCTCCCGGAGCGGGAACACGGGGAGGTGTACAAGCTGCTATCATCCCATATGCTGATGACTGACCCCATTGCTGCTGACTTCTTGGCCA GTGATGCACATGTAGAATTTTGCTGTCACCTAGCCAGAGGGAACATTGATCCAAAGGAGCCGCCTGTGTACGAGTATGTCAAGTTTGTTGGCGATTTCAAATTCCATAACAATG TGCCTACATCCTCTTGTAATGGGGTTGAATTGACATTACCAAGAAGCCTGCAATCATCGCTGGAGGAGCAGGTCTGCCTCATTGCTACTGTTCGATTAGTCACCCCGCAGTTTGTCAAG GATTTGTGTAACGCGGATGATCCTTGTGATGAATTCACATCGCGGCACAGCCTCGAATGGAAGTTCTTGTTTCTAGATCACAG AGCTTCTCCAATCATAGGATATTTACCCTTTGAGGTTCTTGGAACGTCTGGCTATGATTACTATCACGTGGATGACTTAGAGCTTATAGCGCAATGTCATAAACAAC TGATGCAGTTTGGAAAAGGTAAATCCTGCTACTATCGCTTTCTGACAAAGGGTCAGCAGTGGATTTGGTTGCGGACGCACTACTACATTACGTATCACCAGTGGAACTCCAAACCGGAGTTCATCGTGTGTACTCACACTGTTGTCAG TTATGCTGAAGTGCGAGCTGAAAGGAGGCGAGCGTTTGGACTTGAAGAGTTGTCTCCACCTGAGATTGCTCCCTCTTCTGTGAAG GCCCAGGAACTGTACTTGGACATGTGCTCCACATTGGACCCACCACGGGACAGAAACAGCGGCGCACGTTCGGTATCCTCCCACAGCTCCCGGAAGTCCTCCCACACAGCCTTGTCAGACTCTGCAT CAGCAACAAACTCGTACACAGAGACCTGCACGCCGTCATGGCAGGCTGCTTCTATCGGCTCCGAGAGAACGCCGGCCAGACAAGCTGGGCGTTCAAAG CAaacgcagcagcagcagcagcagcagtcacCGTCGTCATCTGTGTTCCAGCTGCAGCAGCCTCAGCTTGGTGTCATGAACCAGCTGAAGGAGCAATTGGAGGAGCGGACACGCATCCTGCAGGCTGACATTAAGACGCAGCAGCAGGAGCTTCACGACATCAAGGAGAAGCTTCACCTTGCTAATCTTCAG ATGTTGCTACAGCAGCCTGTCCACAATGAATTTGGCCAACAGCCCCAGCAGCAGCAGGGCCCAGGCAGGCCCAGCCCACAGAGCCAATCAGGGGTCATCAGGCAGCTCCCAAGCCACCCGAAAGCACCGTCATGTGGGGCTCACAGTTCGTCCCCTCATTCGCTGCTGAGGGAGAACAGCTCTCCCTCATCAACACAG AGGATCTCCCGGAGCGGCCAGGTGCAGTCAGTGAGTTTGCCGGTGCAGACCAACACGAGTCTGACCATGCCCTTCTACAGCAACCCCATGATGTTCTCTCAGACCAACACTAGGCCTCTACACGATGCAAACCAAAGACAAACGGACAACAGCGAGTTTAACCAAGATGGACAACTACG CAGCATGCTCCTCAACCAGCCAATGCAGACGCTGGTTCCCACCAGCAGCGGGTCCTCGCAGCCTTCCCAGCAGTGCAACATGGGCATTCCCCAGACCCT ATACACCTTGGATCAGCAGATCATCACGCCTTCATTCTCCATGCAACAGGTCAACTGCAACGCCGTGCTCGTGCCGTCTCAGGTCTTCACGTCGCCCATCATGATCCCGCACAACAGTTTCATCTCCCACCAGTCGCAGTCAAGCTACCAGGCTCAGCCTCAGGCCTCACATCACTCCCTACAGCTGCAGCAGCCTCAGCAGTTCTTTCAG ATGACTCAAGGACTCGTGCACAGCGGGTCAACTCCAGCGTTCTTACACACCGCCAACCTCCAGCAGCAAAGCACCGTGGGATACATCCAGCAGCAACAGCAGCCGCCGCAATCACAGCAGCAACAGCCGCAACAAAGACAATACCAACTTTCCCAAAACCAAAATGCGAACGTTTCAGACTTCAGAAATATGCTAACGCGGTAG
- the npas2 gene encoding neuronal PAS domain-containing protein 2 isoform X1: MGKSVSMDNLSDFGGPCPSSRREWDTSSCVDDLMDEDEKDRAKRASRNKSEKKRRDQFNVLIKELCTMLQGQGHPRKMDKSTILQRTIDFLQKQKDISAQNETCDVRQDWKPSFLSNEEFTQLMLEALDGFLVALTTDGNIIYVSDSVSSLIGHLPSDMVDQNILNFLPEREHGEVYKLLSSHMLMTDPIAADFLASDAHVEFCCHLARGNIDPKEPPVYEYVKFVGDFKFHNNVPTSSCNGVELTLPRSLQSSLEEQVCLIATVRLVTPQFVKDLCNADDPCDEFTSRHSLEWKFLFLDHRASPIIGYLPFEVLGTSGYDYYHVDDLELIAQCHKQLMQFGKGKSCYYRFLTKGQQWIWLRTHYYITYHQWNSKPEFIVCTHTVVSYAEVRAERRRAFGLEELSPPEIAPSSVKAQELYLDMCSTLDPPRDRNSGARSVSSHSSRKSSHTALSDSASATNSYTETCTPSWQAASIGSERTPARQAGRSKNLTQRQNSFDLVPQMSLPVSPPCSKHSAMQQQTQQQQQQQSPSSSVFQLQQPQLGVMNQLKEQLEERTRILQADIKTQQQELHDIKEKLHLANLQMLLQQPVHNEFGQQPQQQQGPGRPSPQSQSGVIRQLPSHPKAPSCGAHSSSPHSLLRENSSPSSTQRISRSGQVQSVSLPVQTNTSLTMPFYSNPMMFSQTNTRPLHDANQRQTDNSEFNQDGQLRSMLLNQPMQTLVPTSSGSSQPSQQCNMGIPQTLYTLDQQIITPSFSMQQVNCNAVLVPSQVFTSPIMIPHNSFISHQSQSSYQAQPQASHHSLQLQQPQQFFQMTQGLVHSGSTPAFLHTANLQQQSTVGYIQQQQQPPQSQQQQPQQRQYQLSQNQNANVSDFRNMLTR; the protein is encoded by the exons GGCATCCCGAAACAAATCAGAAAAGAAGAGAAGAGACCAGTTCAATGTGCTCATCAAGGAGCTATGCACCATGCTGCAGGGCCAAGGCCATCCTCGCAAGATGGACAAGTCCACCATACTACAAAGAACCATTGACTTCTTGCAGAAACAAAAAG ACATCAGTGCACAGAATGAAACGTGTGATGTCAGACAAGACTGGAAGCCTTCATTCCTCAGCAACGAGGAGTTCACGCAGCTCATGCTAGAG GCGCTAGATGGCTTCTTGGTAGCATTAACTACGGATGGAAACATCATATACGTGTCGGACAGTGTGTCTTCCCTTATTGGACATTTGCCG TCAGATATGGTGGACCAAAATATCTTAAATTTCCTCCCGGAGCGGGAACACGGGGAGGTGTACAAGCTGCTATCATCCCATATGCTGATGACTGACCCCATTGCTGCTGACTTCTTGGCCA GTGATGCACATGTAGAATTTTGCTGTCACCTAGCCAGAGGGAACATTGATCCAAAGGAGCCGCCTGTGTACGAGTATGTCAAGTTTGTTGGCGATTTCAAATTCCATAACAATG TGCCTACATCCTCTTGTAATGGGGTTGAATTGACATTACCAAGAAGCCTGCAATCATCGCTGGAGGAGCAGGTCTGCCTCATTGCTACTGTTCGATTAGTCACCCCGCAGTTTGTCAAG GATTTGTGTAACGCGGATGATCCTTGTGATGAATTCACATCGCGGCACAGCCTCGAATGGAAGTTCTTGTTTCTAGATCACAG AGCTTCTCCAATCATAGGATATTTACCCTTTGAGGTTCTTGGAACGTCTGGCTATGATTACTATCACGTGGATGACTTAGAGCTTATAGCGCAATGTCATAAACAAC TGATGCAGTTTGGAAAAGGTAAATCCTGCTACTATCGCTTTCTGACAAAGGGTCAGCAGTGGATTTGGTTGCGGACGCACTACTACATTACGTATCACCAGTGGAACTCCAAACCGGAGTTCATCGTGTGTACTCACACTGTTGTCAG TTATGCTGAAGTGCGAGCTGAAAGGAGGCGAGCGTTTGGACTTGAAGAGTTGTCTCCACCTGAGATTGCTCCCTCTTCTGTGAAG GCCCAGGAACTGTACTTGGACATGTGCTCCACATTGGACCCACCACGGGACAGAAACAGCGGCGCACGTTCGGTATCCTCCCACAGCTCCCGGAAGTCCTCCCACACAGCCTTGTCAGACTCTGCAT CAGCAACAAACTCGTACACAGAGACCTGCACGCCGTCATGGCAGGCTGCTTCTATCGGCTCCGAGAGAACGCCGGCCAGACAAGCTGGGCGTTCAAAG AATTTGACCCAAAGACAAAATTCCTTTGACCTGGTCCCCCAAATGAGCCTCCCTGTTTCCCCTCCCTGCAGCAAGCACTCAGCGATG CAACAGCAaacgcagcagcagcagcagcagcagtcacCGTCGTCATCTGTGTTCCAGCTGCAGCAGCCTCAGCTTGGTGTCATGAACCAGCTGAAGGAGCAATTGGAGGAGCGGACACGCATCCTGCAGGCTGACATTAAGACGCAGCAGCAGGAGCTTCACGACATCAAGGAGAAGCTTCACCTTGCTAATCTTCAG ATGTTGCTACAGCAGCCTGTCCACAATGAATTTGGCCAACAGCCCCAGCAGCAGCAGGGCCCAGGCAGGCCCAGCCCACAGAGCCAATCAGGGGTCATCAGGCAGCTCCCAAGCCACCCGAAAGCACCGTCATGTGGGGCTCACAGTTCGTCCCCTCATTCGCTGCTGAGGGAGAACAGCTCTCCCTCATCAACACAG AGGATCTCCCGGAGCGGCCAGGTGCAGTCAGTGAGTTTGCCGGTGCAGACCAACACGAGTCTGACCATGCCCTTCTACAGCAACCCCATGATGTTCTCTCAGACCAACACTAGGCCTCTACACGATGCAAACCAAAGACAAACGGACAACAGCGAGTTTAACCAAGATGGACAACTACG CAGCATGCTCCTCAACCAGCCAATGCAGACGCTGGTTCCCACCAGCAGCGGGTCCTCGCAGCCTTCCCAGCAGTGCAACATGGGCATTCCCCAGACCCT ATACACCTTGGATCAGCAGATCATCACGCCTTCATTCTCCATGCAACAGGTCAACTGCAACGCCGTGCTCGTGCCGTCTCAGGTCTTCACGTCGCCCATCATGATCCCGCACAACAGTTTCATCTCCCACCAGTCGCAGTCAAGCTACCAGGCTCAGCCTCAGGCCTCACATCACTCCCTACAGCTGCAGCAGCCTCAGCAGTTCTTTCAG ATGACTCAAGGACTCGTGCACAGCGGGTCAACTCCAGCGTTCTTACACACCGCCAACCTCCAGCAGCAAAGCACCGTGGGATACATCCAGCAGCAACAGCAGCCGCCGCAATCACAGCAGCAACAGCCGCAACAAAGACAATACCAACTTTCCCAAAACCAAAATGCGAACGTTTCAGACTTCAGAAATATGCTAACGCGGTAG
- the npas2 gene encoding neuronal PAS domain-containing protein 2 isoform X4: MGKSVSMDNLSDFGGPCPSSRREWDTSSCVDDLMDEDEKDRAKRASRNKSEKKRRDQFNVLIKELCTMLQGQGHPRKMDKSTILQRTIDFLQKQKDISAQNETCDVRQDWKPSFLSNEEFTQLMLEALDGFLVALTTDGNIIYVSDSVSSLIGHLPSDMVDQNILNFLPEREHGEVYKLLSSHMLMTDPIAADFLASDAHVEFCCHLARGNIDPKEPPVYEYVKFVGDFKFHNNVPTSSCNGVELTLPRSLQSSLEEQVCLIATVRLVTPQFVKDLCNADDPCDEFTSRHSLEWKFLFLDHRASPIIGYLPFEVLGTSGYDYYHVDDLELIAQCHKQLMQFGKGKSCYYRFLTKGQQWIWLRTHYYITYHQWNSKPEFIVCTHTVVSYAEVRAERRRAFGLEELSPPEIAPSSVKAQELYLDMCSTLDPPRDRNSGARSVSSHSSRKSSHTALSDSASATNSYTETCTPSWQAASIGSERTPARQAGRSKNLTQRQNSFDLVPQMSLPVSPPCSKHSAMQTQQQQQQQSPSSSVFQLQQPQLGVMNQLKEQLEERTRILQADIKTQQQELHDIKEKLHLANLQMLLQQPVHNEFGQQPQQQQGPGRPSPQSQSGVIRQLPSHPKAPSCGAHSSSPHSLLRENSSPSSTQRISRSGQVQSVSLPVQTNTSLTMPFYSNPMMFSQTNTRPLHDANQRQTDNSEFNQDGQLRSMLLNQPMQTLVPTSSGSSQPSQQCNMGIPQTLYTLDQQIITPSFSMQQVNCNAVLVPSQVFTSPIMIPHNSFISHQSQSSYQAQPQASHHSLQLQQPQQFFQMTQGLVHSGSTPAFLHTANLQQQSTVGYIQQQQQPPQSQQQQPQQRQYQLSQNQNANVSDFRNMLTR, translated from the exons GGCATCCCGAAACAAATCAGAAAAGAAGAGAAGAGACCAGTTCAATGTGCTCATCAAGGAGCTATGCACCATGCTGCAGGGCCAAGGCCATCCTCGCAAGATGGACAAGTCCACCATACTACAAAGAACCATTGACTTCTTGCAGAAACAAAAAG ACATCAGTGCACAGAATGAAACGTGTGATGTCAGACAAGACTGGAAGCCTTCATTCCTCAGCAACGAGGAGTTCACGCAGCTCATGCTAGAG GCGCTAGATGGCTTCTTGGTAGCATTAACTACGGATGGAAACATCATATACGTGTCGGACAGTGTGTCTTCCCTTATTGGACATTTGCCG TCAGATATGGTGGACCAAAATATCTTAAATTTCCTCCCGGAGCGGGAACACGGGGAGGTGTACAAGCTGCTATCATCCCATATGCTGATGACTGACCCCATTGCTGCTGACTTCTTGGCCA GTGATGCACATGTAGAATTTTGCTGTCACCTAGCCAGAGGGAACATTGATCCAAAGGAGCCGCCTGTGTACGAGTATGTCAAGTTTGTTGGCGATTTCAAATTCCATAACAATG TGCCTACATCCTCTTGTAATGGGGTTGAATTGACATTACCAAGAAGCCTGCAATCATCGCTGGAGGAGCAGGTCTGCCTCATTGCTACTGTTCGATTAGTCACCCCGCAGTTTGTCAAG GATTTGTGTAACGCGGATGATCCTTGTGATGAATTCACATCGCGGCACAGCCTCGAATGGAAGTTCTTGTTTCTAGATCACAG AGCTTCTCCAATCATAGGATATTTACCCTTTGAGGTTCTTGGAACGTCTGGCTATGATTACTATCACGTGGATGACTTAGAGCTTATAGCGCAATGTCATAAACAAC TGATGCAGTTTGGAAAAGGTAAATCCTGCTACTATCGCTTTCTGACAAAGGGTCAGCAGTGGATTTGGTTGCGGACGCACTACTACATTACGTATCACCAGTGGAACTCCAAACCGGAGTTCATCGTGTGTACTCACACTGTTGTCAG TTATGCTGAAGTGCGAGCTGAAAGGAGGCGAGCGTTTGGACTTGAAGAGTTGTCTCCACCTGAGATTGCTCCCTCTTCTGTGAAG GCCCAGGAACTGTACTTGGACATGTGCTCCACATTGGACCCACCACGGGACAGAAACAGCGGCGCACGTTCGGTATCCTCCCACAGCTCCCGGAAGTCCTCCCACACAGCCTTGTCAGACTCTGCAT CAGCAACAAACTCGTACACAGAGACCTGCACGCCGTCATGGCAGGCTGCTTCTATCGGCTCCGAGAGAACGCCGGCCAGACAAGCTGGGCGTTCAAAG AATTTGACCCAAAGACAAAATTCCTTTGACCTGGTCCCCCAAATGAGCCTCCCTGTTTCCCCTCCCTGCAGCAAGCACTCAGCGATG CAaacgcagcagcagcagcagcagcagtcacCGTCGTCATCTGTGTTCCAGCTGCAGCAGCCTCAGCTTGGTGTCATGAACCAGCTGAAGGAGCAATTGGAGGAGCGGACACGCATCCTGCAGGCTGACATTAAGACGCAGCAGCAGGAGCTTCACGACATCAAGGAGAAGCTTCACCTTGCTAATCTTCAG ATGTTGCTACAGCAGCCTGTCCACAATGAATTTGGCCAACAGCCCCAGCAGCAGCAGGGCCCAGGCAGGCCCAGCCCACAGAGCCAATCAGGGGTCATCAGGCAGCTCCCAAGCCACCCGAAAGCACCGTCATGTGGGGCTCACAGTTCGTCCCCTCATTCGCTGCTGAGGGAGAACAGCTCTCCCTCATCAACACAG AGGATCTCCCGGAGCGGCCAGGTGCAGTCAGTGAGTTTGCCGGTGCAGACCAACACGAGTCTGACCATGCCCTTCTACAGCAACCCCATGATGTTCTCTCAGACCAACACTAGGCCTCTACACGATGCAAACCAAAGACAAACGGACAACAGCGAGTTTAACCAAGATGGACAACTACG CAGCATGCTCCTCAACCAGCCAATGCAGACGCTGGTTCCCACCAGCAGCGGGTCCTCGCAGCCTTCCCAGCAGTGCAACATGGGCATTCCCCAGACCCT ATACACCTTGGATCAGCAGATCATCACGCCTTCATTCTCCATGCAACAGGTCAACTGCAACGCCGTGCTCGTGCCGTCTCAGGTCTTCACGTCGCCCATCATGATCCCGCACAACAGTTTCATCTCCCACCAGTCGCAGTCAAGCTACCAGGCTCAGCCTCAGGCCTCACATCACTCCCTACAGCTGCAGCAGCCTCAGCAGTTCTTTCAG ATGACTCAAGGACTCGTGCACAGCGGGTCAACTCCAGCGTTCTTACACACCGCCAACCTCCAGCAGCAAAGCACCGTGGGATACATCCAGCAGCAACAGCAGCCGCCGCAATCACAGCAGCAACAGCCGCAACAAAGACAATACCAACTTTCCCAAAACCAAAATGCGAACGTTTCAGACTTCAGAAATATGCTAACGCGGTAG
- the npas2 gene encoding neuronal PAS domain-containing protein 2 isoform X6 yields MGKSVSMDNLSDFGGPCPSSRREWDTSSCVDDLMDEDEKDRAKRASRNKSEKKRRDQFNVLIKELCTMLQGQGHPRKMDKSTILQRTIDFLQKQKDISAQNETCDVRQDWKPSFLSNEEFTQLMLEALDGFLVALTTDGNIIYVSDSVSSLIGHLPSDMVDQNILNFLPEREHGEVYKLLSSHMLMTDPIAADFLASDAHVEFCCHLARGNIDPKEPPVYEYVKFVGDFKFHNNVPTSSCNGVELTLPRSLQSSLEEQVCLIATVRLVTPQFVKDLCNADDPCDEFTSRHSLEWKFLFLDHRASPIIGYLPFEVLGTSGYDYYHVDDLELIAQCHKQLMQFGKGKSCYYRFLTKGQQWIWLRTHYYITYHQWNSKPEFIVCTHTVVSYAEVRAERRRAFGLEELSPPEIAPSSVKAQELYLDMCSTLDPPRDRNSGARSVSSHSSRKSSHTALSDSASATNSYTETCTPSWQAASIGSERTPARQAGRSKQQQTQQQQQQQSPSSSVFQLQQPQLGVMNQLKEQLEERTRILQADIKTQQQELHDIKEKLHLANLQMLLQQPVHNEFGQQPQQQQGPGRPSPQSQSGVIRQLPSHPKAPSCGAHSSSPHSLLRENSSPSSTQRISRSGQVQSVSLPVQTNTSLTMPFYSNPMMFSQTNTRPLHDANQRQTDNSEFNQDGQLRSMLLNQPMQTLVPTSSGSSQPSQQCNMGIPQTLYTLDQQIITPSFSMQQVNCNAVLVPSQVFTSPIMIPHNSFISHQSQSSYQAQPQASHHSLQLQQPQQFFQMTQGLVHSGSTPAFLHTANLQQQSTVGYIQQQQQPPQSQQQQPQQRQYQLSQNQNANVSDFRNMLTR; encoded by the exons GGCATCCCGAAACAAATCAGAAAAGAAGAGAAGAGACCAGTTCAATGTGCTCATCAAGGAGCTATGCACCATGCTGCAGGGCCAAGGCCATCCTCGCAAGATGGACAAGTCCACCATACTACAAAGAACCATTGACTTCTTGCAGAAACAAAAAG ACATCAGTGCACAGAATGAAACGTGTGATGTCAGACAAGACTGGAAGCCTTCATTCCTCAGCAACGAGGAGTTCACGCAGCTCATGCTAGAG GCGCTAGATGGCTTCTTGGTAGCATTAACTACGGATGGAAACATCATATACGTGTCGGACAGTGTGTCTTCCCTTATTGGACATTTGCCG TCAGATATGGTGGACCAAAATATCTTAAATTTCCTCCCGGAGCGGGAACACGGGGAGGTGTACAAGCTGCTATCATCCCATATGCTGATGACTGACCCCATTGCTGCTGACTTCTTGGCCA GTGATGCACATGTAGAATTTTGCTGTCACCTAGCCAGAGGGAACATTGATCCAAAGGAGCCGCCTGTGTACGAGTATGTCAAGTTTGTTGGCGATTTCAAATTCCATAACAATG TGCCTACATCCTCTTGTAATGGGGTTGAATTGACATTACCAAGAAGCCTGCAATCATCGCTGGAGGAGCAGGTCTGCCTCATTGCTACTGTTCGATTAGTCACCCCGCAGTTTGTCAAG GATTTGTGTAACGCGGATGATCCTTGTGATGAATTCACATCGCGGCACAGCCTCGAATGGAAGTTCTTGTTTCTAGATCACAG AGCTTCTCCAATCATAGGATATTTACCCTTTGAGGTTCTTGGAACGTCTGGCTATGATTACTATCACGTGGATGACTTAGAGCTTATAGCGCAATGTCATAAACAAC TGATGCAGTTTGGAAAAGGTAAATCCTGCTACTATCGCTTTCTGACAAAGGGTCAGCAGTGGATTTGGTTGCGGACGCACTACTACATTACGTATCACCAGTGGAACTCCAAACCGGAGTTCATCGTGTGTACTCACACTGTTGTCAG TTATGCTGAAGTGCGAGCTGAAAGGAGGCGAGCGTTTGGACTTGAAGAGTTGTCTCCACCTGAGATTGCTCCCTCTTCTGTGAAG GCCCAGGAACTGTACTTGGACATGTGCTCCACATTGGACCCACCACGGGACAGAAACAGCGGCGCACGTTCGGTATCCTCCCACAGCTCCCGGAAGTCCTCCCACACAGCCTTGTCAGACTCTGCAT CAGCAACAAACTCGTACACAGAGACCTGCACGCCGTCATGGCAGGCTGCTTCTATCGGCTCCGAGAGAACGCCGGCCAGACAAGCTGGGCGTTCAAAG CAACAGCAaacgcagcagcagcagcagcagcagtcacCGTCGTCATCTGTGTTCCAGCTGCAGCAGCCTCAGCTTGGTGTCATGAACCAGCTGAAGGAGCAATTGGAGGAGCGGACACGCATCCTGCAGGCTGACATTAAGACGCAGCAGCAGGAGCTTCACGACATCAAGGAGAAGCTTCACCTTGCTAATCTTCAG ATGTTGCTACAGCAGCCTGTCCACAATGAATTTGGCCAACAGCCCCAGCAGCAGCAGGGCCCAGGCAGGCCCAGCCCACAGAGCCAATCAGGGGTCATCAGGCAGCTCCCAAGCCACCCGAAAGCACCGTCATGTGGGGCTCACAGTTCGTCCCCTCATTCGCTGCTGAGGGAGAACAGCTCTCCCTCATCAACACAG AGGATCTCCCGGAGCGGCCAGGTGCAGTCAGTGAGTTTGCCGGTGCAGACCAACACGAGTCTGACCATGCCCTTCTACAGCAACCCCATGATGTTCTCTCAGACCAACACTAGGCCTCTACACGATGCAAACCAAAGACAAACGGACAACAGCGAGTTTAACCAAGATGGACAACTACG CAGCATGCTCCTCAACCAGCCAATGCAGACGCTGGTTCCCACCAGCAGCGGGTCCTCGCAGCCTTCCCAGCAGTGCAACATGGGCATTCCCCAGACCCT ATACACCTTGGATCAGCAGATCATCACGCCTTCATTCTCCATGCAACAGGTCAACTGCAACGCCGTGCTCGTGCCGTCTCAGGTCTTCACGTCGCCCATCATGATCCCGCACAACAGTTTCATCTCCCACCAGTCGCAGTCAAGCTACCAGGCTCAGCCTCAGGCCTCACATCACTCCCTACAGCTGCAGCAGCCTCAGCAGTTCTTTCAG ATGACTCAAGGACTCGTGCACAGCGGGTCAACTCCAGCGTTCTTACACACCGCCAACCTCCAGCAGCAAAGCACCGTGGGATACATCCAGCAGCAACAGCAGCCGCCGCAATCACAGCAGCAACAGCCGCAACAAAGACAATACCAACTTTCCCAAAACCAAAATGCGAACGTTTCAGACTTCAGAAATATGCTAACGCGGTAG